Part of the Bacteroidales bacterium genome is shown below.
TTCTTCAATGCAGTTAAAACGGAGATGATTCCACTCACCAACGCGAGCATCGAAGCGATTCTTAAAGGGGAAATCGGGGAGTTTTTCAAAAATCTGAAAGTGCTGTCCAAATTCCTTCTTCAGCACCTTAAGCCGATGGTTCCTCCTGCATTTTTTGATGTCTGGCAAAAAGGACTTGACACCGGTACGTATTATCTGAAGCTTTGCGGATCGGGTGGGGGAGGTTTCCTGCTTGGTTTTTCTGAAGATCTTGAGCAGGCGAGGTTACTTTTGCAAGAGCAGAATGTAGAGATTATACCTATTTCGAAATTTCATTAGTAAAGAGCATTGGTTGGCATTGATGGGCATTTATAGTTGTCAGATTTTTTGGAGGAACTCGGTGACTATTTTTTTAAATGCTTCTGGTTGATCGACATGGAGCCAGTGGCCTGCATTTTCGATGGTTTTAATATCCGCTTTCTGGAAGTTGCGGTAAATCTGGTCAAAATCCTCATATTTCACATAGTCGGACTCGCTACCACGAATGAACAACGCCGATTTTTCATAGAGCCTATCCGATGTGATCCCTTCAAATATCTCATCCATATTCAGGTTAATGGCTTCAAGATTTAACCGCCATGCAAATTGCCCCCGCTGACGGCGGTAAAGGTTTTTCATGGCAAACAGGCGTACACGGTCGTCCTTAATCATGGGTTTTAACTGGGCTTCAATCTCTTCGCGGGATTCAGCCTGGTTAAAGTCAACACCCATCATAGCATCAATCATTTCTAAATGACGATAGCGGCGCTGGTAGGTTCTCATACTGATGTCGGCCACAATTAGTGCTTTGGTCA
Proteins encoded:
- a CDS encoding alpha/beta fold hydrolase; translated protein: MELFFRHYGKGQPMIILHGVFGVSDNWVTFAREMAGNYEIFIPDQRNHGQSPHDPTLNYFALCADLQEFIEHHHIENPIIIGHSMGGKVAMRFALENPEMTKALIVADISMRTYQRRYRHLEMIDAMMGVDFNQAESREEIEAQLKPMIKDDRVRLFAMKNLYRRQRGQFAWRLNLEAINLNMDEIFEGITSDRLYEKSALFIRGSESDYVKYEDFDQIYRNFQKADIKTIENAGHWLHVDQPEAFKKIVTEFLQKI